tgggggctgagggcagtggggctgaggggagccaccccagagggacctgccagggggccaggtgagcccatcagtgcttacctggagtggctcccaggaagcagccagcaggcaggtccctcccagtccctctggcccCTTCCTAGGGTCGGGTCGAGgtgagggaggcggggggggctcTCTGCCCGGCGACCGctgcctgctgctggagtctaTAAGCCCCGCCctgctgcagcatgcaggggagaAAGACCTCCTCACTGCCTCTCTGTgtgcccggggcaggggcaggggcagggctgtgctctgcaggctcctgccggccgGGCGGCGGGCCCCATGGGTTGGTGCCGCTGCGCCGGGAGCTCAGCTGCATGCTGCCCCAAGGCCCAGGGAGGAAAGGTGAGTGGTGCTGGTGGCGCCAGCTTGCCACGGTCCCcctcaatagggtgaccagacgtcctgatcaATGTAAGGTCGGGAtgtgggacaagtcccctaaaatcgggactgtcccgataatatcaggacgtctggtcaccctacctccaggTGAACCAGACAGATTCCAGCTATGTATCTAGCAGTATTCAGCTGAGCCacggggaccttggcatgagctggtgcCTGCTAGGCCAGTGTCACATTTGTGTTctaccttcagtagacatggaggACAATTGAGCAACAATAATACGTGTAGACAGTGGAGGTCCATAGTGCTGAATGGCCACGATcacagtcttctttataacaactttttacatagttgaagactgttgtcagggtcccctcttccccccgcccagtTCTCCCACCCCAGCCTTCTTTTCTTTGGACTAATCATGTCCAGTTCTTTTAACATTTCCTCaatggtcatgttttctaaacctctgatcatttttgtagctcttctctggactctcgcCATTTGTCCACATTTCTTGACATAGCTCTGGAGGTCCAGGCTTCAGTAATTGGAAACAATTGAGATGGCCTTTTTGACATTTCTCCTGCTTTTTCTCAGCCCAGAGATGGTCTTGGGTGTTAGGTTTGCCCATCTCATAAATGACCACAATGAAGAATTTCACCACGTTTTTGTGCTCTGATAGCTCAGTTGGTTTCTATTAAAACTTCAATTTACCATGGTTTGACTCTCAAGCCTTGGACCTGTTTTGAAGGAGCCTGGTATAAGACAGAAAAGCAGCTGTCCAGAGGTATGGAGATCCAAACCTACACACTGCCTTGTAATCACACGTAGTTTGACGCAGTCAGGGCCAATACATTCCTGATGTTACTCCACTGAAGTAAGCAGAGCTACACCAGGGATGGATCTGGACCCATGTGTTTCAGAATAACAGTCTATTTGATGTGCCTACACTGAAACGGGAACACAGGAATAACTTGTGCCTAAAGTGTAAAGTTTGTCATAGCAATTTGCCAACAACCAGACAAAATTAGTCACATATTATTTGCAACAGGCTGGATCTTCAGTTGGTGTAAGTTAGCACAGCCCCTTTGACACCAGGGGAGACTGTCCAGGTGACTTCAGGAGAGCTGTGTCAGTTTGTACCAttggaggatttggccctatagtTTAGGTTAGAAGGcagtctctcccccagccagcctaCTGCCATAAGGTGACTGCCAGAGCTCCGAGGTGAAGTTCTGGGTCGCGGGCATCTCCACGCACCCGCTCACCCCGTCCCTGCAGGGGAACAAGCCGCAGGATTTTCAGCAGGCACATTGCTCCTCTTGGATCCCTGACCTTGGCTTCAGCAGTTTCCCCAGAGCATTGTGAGGTCCTTCCCTCAGTCCCCACAGTTCCTGAACAGCAGTGGTTCTCCATCCTGGAGATCAACCTAGAGCTCCCTTACTTCCCATGTGCTACCCAGCTGACTTCAAAGGATTTATTGACTTCAGGCAGTGTGTGTCAGCACTGAATGAGTCCCTTGTGAGCAGGCTTGTGGGGGTGATATCCCctagctaagttccctctaagctgcacagctgcactgctgcctattaagccccatGCAGGCgttcagggctgtggcagggagagatgcctctccccaagCCCTGGACCTGCCACGGAGcccctccatattggtgcacataacaaaattcattccgcacatgggtgggaaacattagagggaacattgccctACAGGTTCAGCTGGGCTGAGAAAAAGGGGCATCTGGGCAGATTCACTGATCAAATAGGAGGGGAGGCAATGGAGCTGGTCTTCTCtccaaagacagaaaaaaattatGACATGTATAGAGGGTGTGGAAGGGCAAAATAAACCAAGTGGCAGGGATACAGCCCTTGTGAGCATAGTTACTGGGTGGAGGAGCTGCCCTTGTTGTCGAGGGTTGTGGGTGCAGCTGCAGAGATCCAAGGTTTGTCATCTCCATTTTGGAAGGTGGAATTCTAATCAGCTTTCCATTGCCAACTGTTGCAATTTGATCATgagtgttttccttaaagccccagctcctggggtcaTGCTTACCTGAGATGCTCTGCTTTCTTTTGTAAAAAAGGAAGTTTTGCATCCTggaggttgcagagaaaagcttgaaaatgtgaagcgAGAGAACTCTATGGCTCAGGACCCAGTAAGCAAAGAAAAATAACCAACGTTTAATATTTTTCATAAATACctcttgatttttaagccaatcgcatgatttttggggcctgactctgTATTTTTGAGTGCCCTTCTGTAGCCTGCATGGGCAGGTCAGAGAGCAGCTGGCTGCAGCTTATTACAGCAGGCTCTAGTTGCTGTTGTGTTCGAGTTATGTGAGGTTTAAATTAAAAGACTGTAATTGTTAAAACACAAGCGCTCCTGCTTTACTGCAGAGAACAAGAGTTATCACCAGGGCAGGAGAGGCAGATGCTGATCGCCGTACTTACGCTATCTAACAACATGGAGAAGCCAGAAAGGAGGCAGCTGTAACAGCCATTAAGGGATTGTCTGCACAAACATTTAGCTTGTGACAAGCTGGGCTGTAAATCTAACCTTCGCTGGGCTTCCATACACTAATTGGCCGTGTGGACCCTGCTCACGTGAACTAgcagttccctagtgcacttgaAGCAACTCCCTTTTCAAAGTGGGGTAGCTCCTCTGATTGCCAGAcactgggaatggacgacaggggatgaatcactggaaattgtcctgttctattcAGTccatctgaagcacctggcactggccactggcggagacaggacactgggctcaTGAGCCATTGCACTGACCGACTCTGGCTGTTCTTATCAGATTGCACAATGGAACTTTAATGtgtgtcagcagggtccacacagacagctACATACAGCAGGCTAAGGGGACAGATTTACACCCAGCTTGCCGCAAACGAAATGtttatgtagacaaggcctcaattACAAAGAGTGGCAGGAAATTTGGTGTGGTTTGAATTGGGAggacattacattttattttggacTCACTGGATCTCTGTTTATTTTGCAGGCATTCCAGACTCCTGGGGTTTGTTATTCTTTGGCTGGGAGTCATTTTTCTAGCTGGGTTCTTCCATATGAACATAAACATCACTTCGTAAGTCCATTTTCTACTGTGATAGAACGAGTAAGGAGAACTTGCCATGTGCCCTGTCTGTGCAGGGGCAGCAAGATGATCCATCATATCTTATATTTTTAGATTGCTAAATGTAGCCCTCAGCAGAGACTAGGGCTAGGATTTTCAAGTCTGGGGGCCTGAAGTTGGGCTCCTAAATCTATATCTAGCACCTAACAAAGTGACCTATCAACAGTGTAGAGTGCCCCATAGCTGGGAGTAGCTGCAACAATACTAACACAGCAAGGGGAGTGAGCAGGAgaagccagagcccctcccaaccccctcagTAACAAATAAGCTGATTATTGTGTGGAGCTGAAAGAGCCATGCAGACTGGCATTCGGAGCTAATGAGGGCAGAAGAGGGGTGTGGCTCATCTGTGGTTTCTAGAACTACAGACAAAGTGCTGGATCTTTAGCTGGTGTCAATTGTCATAGCCTCATTGACTGCAAGGGAGctatgccgatttacaccagctggggatctggtctTCAATAGAGCTatggccaatttacaccagtaggGGAtgtggcccattgacttcaatgaggctatGCTGATTGATGCCACCTGGGGAATGgatccattgagttcaatggagtgatgctgatttacactagctggggaatgggcccattgagttcaatggagtgATGTTGATTTATGCCAGGTGTGGAGCTGGCCCCAGTTATCCTAAGGAAAAGTAGTTCAGGTTAAATTTTGGTGGCTCTTTGGAAAAGTAAAGTGAGAGGGGCAGGAGGTAGGAAATGGCAGGGGAAAGCAGCACTGTCAGGTGGAAGAAATGGATTACAACACTAGAGAAAACATTTCCCATGTGCTTTAAGTTCATACAGAGTGTGGGGGTTTTCCACCAAGCACCTGAGACCCAGTCACCCCCAGACGAACGTGATGTTTCTCAAGACCCACAAAACTGCCAGCAGCACCATCATGAACATCCTATTCCGGTTTGCAGAGAAGCACAATCTGACCTTAGCCCTTCCTGCTGGCCAGAACTACCACCTGGGCTATCCTCATCGCTTCATGGCCCAGTTTGTAGAGGGATTTAAAACCATGGGACAAAGCTACAACATCATGTGCAACCACATGAGGTTTAACCTCCCAGAGGTGAGATCCTGGAAAGTAGCAGTTGGGTATGCATCCTGTGAAATGACTGTGGTGCTGTTATtatcagggatcctagttttccatgataAAAACCCAAACTTCTCCAATAAAAAAACATAGAAATCCATGTTTTTTCCGTGATTAAAATGAAATTCTGAACTTTAGTTACCCTGACCacaatatatataggtatcagttgaacacagtgttttattgatatatttacaattttaaagCAGGCTTGCAGTCGGAGCCCTGGCCATTCTCCTGATTATCTGAATTTTTTATGATCTGATCTGGCCTTGGTCCCAATTAGATCGGATAATCGGGGTTCCactgtatatgtttttattttctcacaaatgtaaaaactaaagattctctgtaaaaatgcaaatttcaCATTTTTCCGTGGCAAAccgatttctaggatccctggttATTAGCTAGCACTAAATATCACTCTGCAGAGGCCTTTCCCTTCATGAAGCGCATTGCAATTGGCATGTAAAATGTTTTCTGAGTTAGGAATTAGTATCTCTGCCTTCAATCACAAAGATCACTAGTACTGGGGAATGACCATAGTTAGCTGGCAATCCCTCTAAGAATCTTAGGACTGACAattatttataaaacaaacaaacaaacaaacaaacaagattgGAGTTAACTTGTTTAGCGCAGGGAGGACACTTTGCTTTGGAAAATAGAGAGTCAACTTCTAGGCCTGGCCATGatctctctgtctttctttctcttcttgaTGGAGTAACTGGGGGTGAAATCCACTCCATGCTCATAAATCCCAAGCATTCAGACTCCTATGTGGAGGGTACAAGGAGCGATTTGGGAGATGAAATCCACCCTTCACAAAGGGCCAGGGTGCAGGGTTTGTTGCACAGCCCTCTTCCCACAGCTGCTGATCCAGCCAATGGTCTGGAATAACAGCCACAGTCTCACTGTAGCAGTTGGATCTTCGTAAATGTGGATCTTCACCTCACCACTGGGCTGAACCCAATGTGTCCTTCAGCATCAGCCAAGTGGGGCTGGCCTTGAGCCCACATCCATGGTGTTTAGGGGTGCATAGGTACCCAGAGTACCATATCCCTCTGTGATTGTTCAGTCAGAAAACCCCTCATGCAGCCCAGCCTAACATGCCAAACTATTCACTCAGCCCAAACAGGAATGAGAAAACTCCGCTTCCATATGCTTACTATAGTGAGTGGCCAAGGGCCATGTGTGCTGGTTTAGCTATACCAATACAGCAGTGATGGCAAGCCTTCCTAGCATAGAGAGAGAATTGGACCAGTTGCCTACAACCTGTCAGTACAGTGCTTGTACTTAGATTTTCCCACCGTGACTATGTTTTAACCCCCTGCAAATGATCTACACTATGCTTGTTCTTATAGCCTGTTTACCCTTAAAATCAAGTAGGAGCCATTTTTGTACCACAAAACCTCTCCTGCGCATAAGCAAGAGATACATTATTGACCACATTGTGCTGTCTCCTTATAAACAGGTCCGAAAAGTAATGCCAAACACCACCACCTACTTTTCCATCCTGAGAAACCCAGTTTCACTGATGGAGTCCTCCTATGCCTATAATAAATTTTTTACACCAGCATTTAGAAGGTCAAAGGATGTGAATGAGTTTCTGGCATCTCCATGGACATATTACAATATGAGTGAATACACAAATAATGTTCATGCAAGGAACTACATGTGGTTTGACTTTGGCTATGATAACAATGAAATGGACACTGAGGACTATGTTCAGCGTGTCATAGCAGAGATTGAACAGGCTTTTCAGCTGATGCTGCTAACCGATTACTTTGATGAGTCCATGGTCCTGCTGAAGGACACTTTGGGCTGGGAGCTGGATGATGTGGTTTACTTCAAGCTGAATTCCCGAAGCCAGGACACTATTGAAAGCATGACCCCTGAGAgcaaggaaaaggtaaaagaatggTGCTCATTGGACTGGAAGCTCTACCAACACTTCAACAGGACCTTCTGGAGGAGAATTCAGGAGACAATAGGGCTAGAAAAATTGGATCAGGAGGTGAATCTCTTGAGAATGAGACAAAAGGAACTCATGGAGCTGTGTCTCTTGGACCCAGTGCCGATAGATAAGACAAAGATCAAAGACAAAAAACTTCAGCCCTTCCAATCAGGGCATGCAAATATTCTGGGCTATAATCTTAAAGAAGACATGGCTAATGAGACTCTGAGAACCTGCCTGAGATTGATCACACCTGAGCTTCAGTATATGTCATATCTGTATGCTCGTCAGTTTccagagaagaagaggaagagcacAGCCTTTTCCTTGTGGTGGAGGTGATAGTGTTGGTGGATTGTTAATATCACTCACAGAGCAATAATGCTTATAACATTCCTATCACCTTGTTCATGTACCTCCCAGAGATGTGTGTTTACGTTTTTATGGCCCAGTGGAGTTAACCCATGAAATTTCCTTACAGAGATTTCAGATccgtgagtggggtggggagacagaGCGTGTGTGGCAGGAACACAGCACTCCCCAGCTGACTCCATCTGGCATAtgggacaaagagtcctgtggcaccttatagactaacagacgtattggagcataaggtttcgtgggtgaatacccacttcatcagacgtaaGTGggttgtgtctgatgaagtggatattcacccacgaaagcttatactccaatacgtctgttagtctgaatctgtaaaaagcgaccaagagtcccgtggcaccttatagattaagatggctacccctctgatatctggcATATGGTTCCCTGGATGTCTTTGCTTGCTCCAGCCTacaccaggggctgggctggggtgaaGTTGGCTAAAGAACCAGGGAGCTGTGATTTGTTCCCTGACCGCCTACTATCTCTGCTGCACCAAGCAGATACCAGCCTTTCCTCTGTGGGTGAAATACTAATTTAAATCACAGCATCAGGTTTAGTACAAATGCCTGCATTGATCTTGTTGTAAATGGAAAATGCTGCAGAGAAGTGACTCTGCAGGAAATTCCCCTTTCCCATTCTAGGCTAACGCAGGGATTGCCAGTGCAGTATAGGTCAGTTTCATGCACGCAGACATTGCAAAGACTGACAGCATGCTTAACAGGCCTGAGGGAAAGCTTTATATTTCAGTTTGATTGTACTTTATATCACAAGTCAGTGGAACTGAGCTCACAGGATGTAACATGCTGGTTGTTGGAAAAACAGGAACAGACTCCTGAGATACAACATCCCTTTGAGTCTGGAATATATTAGccctctcctctaagagaagtcgtACAGAACTCGCCAACCATGCCCCTCTGTCCTGGCTATTCGACAGGAAGTGGAATGGTCAATCAGAATGAGACACAGGCTTCAGAACTCCCACTAACGATGTAAAATATTTTGGCCACATAGTTTTGTCCCATTTTACCTCATATAAGAGACCATGGGAATCATCATTGTGTCAGCAATTTAAATAGCATGGTTACATGAGGAGCTCTTCTCTTTAGACACACTCCATTATGTTTAACTCAAATCAAATCAAAGCTTCCCTCTGTAAGGCCTCACTGTCTCCTTGAGAATCTCCATGAACTGTCTCTCCCTGCCTTTCCTTTCCAATAATGGTTCCCATCCTCCATCCCACCCCTCCATGTAATAGCTGCAGAGAACAGACTATTCAAGGGCTCTGAGCGGGTAATAGGTTGTATCTATGATGTAGAGGCAGTGTGGTCATTAGCAGGGCTACAACCTGGGACCTTCAGAATCAAAAGCACAAGCCCCACCTAGCGGAGGTAAAGGAGTTATGCCATGAGCCATCGCTAAGTTGCAGGCTGTGCTGCTCAGTGGAGACAAGAACATGACCATACACAGGCACTAAGCCAAGCTTTCGTACTTGGAATTAGAACCTCCACAGACAGACCAAGCCAAGCCCCAAACATAAGCCCAACTCAGAGAAGCCAATAGACCACTGTGATTTCAGTCAGCAGAAGATGCTTCAAGCTGGACTCGCCTTTTCCTGCCAAATGAGACCAAAGGGCAACGTGATTTTACACAGCAGCTGTCATCCTCCAGCTAGGTGTGTCAGATAGTACAGAGCACAGTGAGGCAGAGTATTACCATCAGCTGGGGAGACAGACGTCAATGTCATTATCCACCACTGGAGATTTAAGGAAATATGTGAGATTATGAAATGTTCCTTTTGAGGAGGCAGCATGGTTTAAtgaataaatcatagaatcatagaagattagggttgaaagagacctcagaaggtcatctagtccaacaccctgctcaaagcaggaccaacaccaactgaatcatcccagccagggctttgtcaagccgggccttaaaaacctctaaggatggagattccaccacctccctagatagcccattccagtgtttcaccaccctcctagtgaaatagtatttcctaatatccaaccctcctccactgcaacttgagaccattgctccttgttctgtcaagtcATACAACTGGGCATCTGGAtatccagttctgccactgacctgctgtgcaaccttgggctagtcacttctccctcccccatactTTGTCTGACTTGTCTATTCAAATTGAAAGTTCCCTGTGATAGGGCCTGTCCTTGATTATGTGTTTATTCAGTGGGACCCCCGCCTCAGCtgaggcttctaggtgctactgtaatagaaattaCACTACTAATTAAAGATGAACCCCGTTGATCAATTTGGTAACAAAACCAGCTGGCAGCCAGCCCACTCTGGGCTCTGAGCATGCTGGATCCATCCATTACCAAGCTCAGGCTTAGGCAATATTTGAATGAGAGCCCGCCAAGGAAAATATCGTTGCTTCAGGAAGGGGCATTGGGGTTTCAGTAGGTTACACTCTTC
This genomic interval from Malaclemys terrapin pileata isolate rMalTer1 chromosome 9, rMalTer1.hap1, whole genome shotgun sequence contains the following:
- the GAL3ST2 gene encoding galactose-3-O-sulfotransferase 2 — translated: MKFCNDFHKLNEVSQFDAYPIPRIDALIDRLGKARFMSTLDLTKVYWQIPLAKADKEMTAFATPEGLNQYTVLPFGLLGAPAIFQRLIDKLLRPHGKYAAAYLDDVIIYSPDWEMHLEKVEAVLDTLRKAGLTANPSKCSIRLAEAKYLGYIVEKGVVKPQLNKTLHFILDSLDLCLFCRHSRLLGFVILWLGVIFLAGFFHMNINITSSYRVWGFSTKHLRPSHPQTNVMFLKTHKTASSTIMNILFRFAEKHNLTLALPAGQNYHLGYPHRFMAQFVEGFKTMGQSYNIMCNHMRFNLPEVRKVMPNTTTYFSILRNPVSLMESSYAYNKFFTPAFRRSKDVNEFLASPWTYYNMSEYTNNVHARNYMWFDFGYDNNEMDTEDYVQRVIAEIEQAFQLMLLTDYFDESMVLLKDTLGWELDDVVYFKLNSRSQDTIESMTPESKEKVKEWCSLDWKLYQHFNRTFWRRIQETIGLEKLDQEVNLLRMRQKELMELCLLDPVPIDKTKIKDKKLQPFQSGHANILGYNLKEDMANETLRTCLRLITPELQYMSYLYARQFPEKKRKSTAFSLWWR